The Accipiter gentilis chromosome 7, bAccGen1.1, whole genome shotgun sequence genome includes a region encoding these proteins:
- the ARHGEF11 gene encoding rho guanine nucleotide exchange factor 11 isoform X2 has protein sequence MPPPPHQPEEGAKPGGGFSLAKANPAPSLVGAERPCRVQGGVFGSGHTSQGVSRPGSKRHLPRLSSLSSLGDSSSERRSPGHHRQPSDSSETTGLVQRCVIIQKDQHGFGFTVSGDRVVLVQSVRPGGAAMRAGVQEGDRIVKVNGTMVTNSSHLEVVKLIKSGAYVALTLLGSPPPSVGLSSSQQDVSTVGAPRITPACPPPPPPSPLPLPQRITDPKPLQDPEVQKHATQILRNMLRQEEAELQRFYEAYSRNPATAVEEQIEGARRRVSQLQLKILQETGGFMDSGRLCGDSGLAGFRVVEGRLSLDSQDGDSGLESGTDRFPSVNEISLNRNSVLSDHGLDSPRTSPVITARLFQHHRRQGSDTPFTPSAEQGLDRTGQPLIIGPEEDYDPGYFNNECDSLFQDLGKLKSRPAHLGVFLRYIFSQADPSPLLFYLCTDVCQQTTAKDSRGLGKDIWNIFLDRNAPLRVKVSEQLLAEIETRLRNGDDVRAALFEAQEMVMPEIQEQIQDYRTKRTMGLGSLYGENDLLDLDGDPQKERQVAEKQLAQLGDILSKYEEDRSSPMAFALSTYMNHTGIRSREPRVAGTSEKAQSLPDRDKWLPFFPKTKKSSSWVSQQSSSTKKDKDAMEDKKRNPILKYIGKPKISSQSTFHVPLSPVEVKPGNVRNIIQHFENNQHYESQEPGTQRLSTGSFPEDLLESDGSRAEVKLGRSESLKGREEMKKSRKAENVPRSRSDVDMDAAAEATRLHQSASSSASSLSTRSLENPTPPYTPKMGRRSIESPNLGFGVDTFLPHLLEDEQGQLSDLEPELDSQNWQHMVSRELVANLPQKEIDRQEVINELFATEGSHLRILRVLDLLFYQRMKKESLLSREELALLFPNLPDLIEIHNSLSESMKKLREEGPIIKEIGDLMLSRFDGLAKEEIQQVAADFCSYQSIALELIKTKQRKETRFQIFMQEAESNPQCRRLQLKDLIISEMQRLTKYPLLLENIIKHTEAGTSEHDKLCRARDQCRDILKYVNEAVKQAENRHRLEGYQKRLDATSLERTSNPLAAEFKSLDLTSRRMIHEGPLTWRISKDKTVDLHVLLLEDLLVLLQKQDEKLVLKCHSKTALGSSDNKQTFSPVLKLNSVLIRSVATDKRALFIICTSELGPQIYELVALTSSEKNTWMELLEEAVQSATRNATFPPKRQTPEPTRAASSGLVLQDPDVSPILSRGTSSGAEAEDCSSADDNPTVLLGREKPPALLEESVSSDMEEGEEELPTAPLPTGTDLEVADTLPTEQPGPPMHLPLPGPISTEGLAEAALEDVENLRLLILRRLLPCRDAEPEDDLTPTPSVIGGAGQAWDSVLSSQDSASQEVLAEPPNTAEDTKLQLSQEEMDETAPAAEAPSSYKVVRKAQVEGAKEATPSPGSSQSENELQEGGGTNVDGNYFYVSMPTEPPQTLDPDPIPPPSPPRGSPQEAPTHPSPTEGSLDPPAPLRDVDLIFRTIEQLTLKLNRLKAVETAHRELLQSLGRSSSTDTTPLGGSAPEMDGWSQQPPNPDGDSPLARALRSLQGPTTNAPGSRAPLAEDPAHDVGL, from the exons atgcctccccctccccatcagCCAGAGGAAGGTGCAAAACCAGGAGGAGGATTTTCACTGGCGAAGGCAAATCCTGCCCCAAGCCTGGTGGGCGCTGAGAGGCCGTGCCGGGTGCAGGGAGGTGTTTTTGGGTCCGGCCACACTTCCCAAGGGGT CAGCCGACCGGGCAGCAAGAGGCACCTGCCCAG GTTAAGCAGCCTGTCTTCCCTGGGTGATTCGTCTTCAGAGCGGAGGTCTCCCGGGCACCACCGCCAGCCCTCAGACTCCTCCGAAACTACAG gtctGGTCCAGCGCTGCGTCATCATCCAGAAGGACCAGCATGGCTTTGGCTTCACTGTCAGTGGGGACCGCGTCGTGCTGGTGCAGTCGGTGCGGCCAG GGGGGGCAGCTATGAGAGCCGGGGTGCAGGAGGGAGATCGGATAGTCAAG gtGAATGGCACAATGGTGACCAACAGCTCTCACCTTGAAGTGGTGAAGTTAATCAAGT CTGGTGCCTACGTCGCTCTGACCCTCCTGGGCTCTCCCCCTCCCTCAGTTGGGCTCTCCAGTTCTCAGCAAGACGTGAGCACGGTGGGGGCTCCCCGCATCACCCCCGCCTGTCCCCCACCGCCACCCCCATCGCCGCTCCCTCTACCGCAGCGCATCACCGACCCCAAACCCCTGCAG GACCCTGAAGTCCAGAAGCATGCAACGCAGATTCTCCGGAACATGCTGCGACAGGAGGAGGCAGAGTTGCAG CGCTTCTATGAGGCGTACAGCCGAAACCCTGCCACGGCGGTGGAGGAGCAGATCGAGGGAGCACGCCGGCGGGTCAGCCAGCTGCAGCTCAAAATCCTCCAGGAGACTGGGGGCTTCATG GATTCAGGGCGGCTGTGCGGTGACTCTGGCTTGGCCGGTTTCAGGGTGGTGGAAG ggCGCCTCTCCTTGGACTCACAGGATGGTGACAGCGGGTTGGAGTCCGGGACAGACCGGTTCCCCTCTGTGAACGAG ATCTCCCTGAACCGCAACTCTGTCCTCTCTGACCACGGCCTGGACAGCCCACGAACCTCCCCGGTCATCACCGCCCGCCTCTTCCAGCACCACCGTCGGCAGGGCTCCGACACTCCCTTCACCCCTTCTGCCGAGCAG GGGTTGGACCGGACAGGACAACCACTCATCATTGGGCCAGAGGAGGATTATGACCCAGGATATTTCAATAACGAG TGCGACTCCCTCTTCCAGGACCTGGGCAAGCTGAAATCCCGGCCGGCGCATCTGGGGGTCTTCTTGCGCTACATCTTCTCCCAGGCAGATCCCAGCCCCCTG CTTTTCTACTTATGCACAGACGTTTGCCAGCAGACAACAGCCAAGGATTCCCGGGGCTTGGGGAAGGACATCTGGAACATCTTCTTGGACAGGAACGCG CCGCTCCGAGTGAAAGTGTCTGAGCAGCTCCTGGCTGAGATCG AGACTCGCCTGCGGAATGGGGATGATGTCCGAGCTGCCCTCTTTGAAGCTCAGGAGATGGTAATGCCCGAGATACAGGAGCAGATCCAGGACTACAG AACAAAGCGTACCATGGGCCTGGGGAGTCTGTATGGGGAGAATGACCTCTTGGATCTGGATGGGGACCCCCAGAAGGAGCGACAAGTGGCCGAGAAGCAGCTGGCCCAGCTGGGTGACATACT gtCAAAATATGAAGAGGACAGGAG ctcccCCATGGCCTTTGCCCTCAGCACATATATGAACCACACAGGCATCCGCAGCCGGGAGCCCCGGGTGGCCGGCACCAGCGAGAAGGCCCAGTCGCTCCCGGACAGGGACAAGTGGCTACCCTTCTTCCCCAAGACCAAGAAG AGCTCCTCTTGGGTGTCCcaacagagcagcagcacaaagaaGGACAAGGATGCCATGGAAGACAAGAAACGCAACCCTATCCTCAAGTATATTGGGAAGCCCAAAATCTCCTCTCAGAGCA catttcATGTCCCTTTGTCCCCTGTTGAAG TCAAACCCGGCAATGTGAGGAACATCATTCAGCACTTTGAAAACAACCAGCATTACGAGAGCCAGGAGCCTGGCACCCAGCGTCTCTCCACCGGCAGCTTCCCTGAGGACCTGCTGGAGTCAGATGG TTCCCGTGCTGAGGTCAAACTGGGCCGCTCAGAGAGCTTGAAAGGCCGAGAGGAGATGAAGAAATCCCGGAAAGCAGAAAACGTGCCTCGATCCCGTAGTGATGTGGACATGGATGCTGCAGCCGAGGCCACGAGACTTCACCAGTCGGCATCATCTTCCGCTTCCAGCTTGTCCACAAG gTCGCTGGAAAATCCCACCCCCCCATACACGCCGAAGATGGGACGCAG GAGCATCGAGTCGCCCAACCTGGGTTTTGGCGTGGACACCTTCTTGCCTCATCTCCTGGAGGACGAGCAGGGCCAGCTCTCTGACCTGGAGCCCGAGCTGGACTCCCAGAACTGGCAGCACATGGTCAGCCGGGAGCTGGTGGCCAATCTGCCGCAGAAGGAGATTGACCGACAAGAGGTGATCAATG AGCTCTTTGCCACCGAAGGGTCTCACCTCCGCATCCTCCGAGTCCTCGACCTCCTCTTTTACCAGCGGATGAAGAAGGAGAGCCTGCTGTCCCGGGAAGAGCTGGCGCTCCTCTTCCCCAACCTCCCTGACCTGATAGAAATCCACA ATTCTCTCTCCGAATCCATGAAGAAGCTCCGGGAAGAAGGACCAATCATCAAAGAAATTGGGGATCTCATGCTGTCTCGG TTCGATGGCCTGGCCAAAGAGGAAATCCAGCAGGTCGCTGCTGACTTCTGTTCTTACCAATCCATCGCCCTAGAGCTGATCAAAACCAAGCAGCGCAAGGAGACCCGTTTCCAGATCTTCATGCAG GAAGCAGAAAGCAATCCGCAGTGCCGGCGCCTGCAGCTGAAGGACTTGATCATCTCCGAAATGCAGCGCCTGACCAAGTACCCGCTGCTGTTGGAGAACATCATCAAGCACACCGAGG CGGGTACCTCGGAGCATGACAAGCTGTGCCGAGCCCGGGACCAGTGCCGGGACATCCTCAAGTATGTGAACGAGGCGGTGAAGCAAGCGGAGAACCGGCACCGGCTGGAAGGCTACCAGAAACGCCTGGATGCCACCTCACTGGAGAGGACCAGCAACCCGCTGGCAGCTGAGTTCAAG AGCCTGGACCTCACCTCCCGGCGCATGATCCACGAAGGACCGCTCACCTGGCGCATCAGCAAGGACAAGACTGTGG acCTGCACGTGCTGCTCCTCGAGGACCTCTTggtgctgctgcagaagcaggatGAGAAACTGGTGCTCAAGTGCCACAGCAAGACAGCACTGGGCTCTTCGGACAACAAGCAGACCTTCAGTCCCGTCCTCAAGCTCAACTCGGTGCTCATCCGCTCTGTTGCCACAG ATAAACGAgccctcttcatcatctgcacgTCAGAGCTGGGACCCCAGATCTATGAACTGGTGGCACTGACGTCCTCTGAGAAAAACAC GtggatggagctgctggaggaggcggTGCAGAGTGCCACAAGGAATGCCACCTTCCCCCCCAAGCGCCAGACGCCAGAACCCACCCGCGCGGCATCCTCCGG CCTGGTGTTACAGGACCCTGATGTCTCCCCAATCCTGTCCCGAGGCACCAGCTCTGGAGCAGAGGCAGAGGATTGCTCGTCAG CGGACGACAATCCCACTGTGCTCCTGGGCAGGGAGAAGCCCCCAGCGCTGCTGGAGGAGTCGGTGAGCAGCGAcatggaggaaggggaggaagagctgCCCACAGCCCCCCTGCCCACAGGGACCGACCTGGAGGTGGCTGACACCCTCCCAACCGAGCAGCCAGGGCCCCCCATGCACCTACCACTCCCAGGGCCCATCAGCACAGAGGGTCTAGCCGAGGCAGCGCTGGAGGATG TGGAGAACCTGCGGCTTCTGATCCTACGGAGGCTTCTGCCCTGCCGGGACGCGGAGCCTGAGGACGACCTGACGCCCACACCGTCAGTCATCGGGGGTGCTGGCCAGGCCTGGGACTCAGTCCTCTCCAGCCAGGATTCAGCTTCCCAGGAGGTGCTGGCAGAGCCTCCGAACACTGCTGAAGACACGAAGCTCCAGTTGAGCCAGGAGGAAATGGATGAGACAGCTCCGGCTGCTGAGGCACCGAGCAGCTACAAAGTCGTCCGAAAAG CCCAGGTGGAGGGTGCTAAGGAGGCCACGCCCTCGCCAGGCAGCAGCCAATCAGAAAATGAGCTGCAGGAAGGAGGCGGAACTAATGTAGATG GCAACTACTTCTACGTCAGCATGCCTACAGAACCGCCCCAGACCCTGGACCCAGACCCCataccaccccccagccccccacggGGCTCCCCGCAGGAGGCACCCACCCATCCCAGCCCCACCGAGGGGTCCCTGGatcccccagctcccctccgTGACGTGGACCTCATCTTCCGCACCATTGAGCAGCTGACACTGAAGCTCAACAGGCTGAAA GCTGTCGAAACAGCCCACCGGGAGCTGCTGCAGTCCCTGGGACGCAGCTCCTCGACCGACACCACCCCCctggggggctcagccccagagATGGATGGGTGGTCCCAGCAACCCCCCAACCCCGACGGTGACAGCCCCTTGGCCCGTGCCCTCCGGAGCCTTCAGGGCCCCACCACCAACGCCCCAG GCTCTAGAGCCCCTCTTGCTGAGGACCCTGCTCACGATGTCGGACTTTAG
- the ARHGEF11 gene encoding rho guanine nucleotide exchange factor 11 isoform X7: MPPPPHQPEEGAKPGGGFSLAKANPAPSLVGAERPCRVQGGVFGSGHTSQGVSRPGSKRHLPRLSSLSSLGDSSSERRSPGHHRQPSDSSETTGLVQRCVIIQKDQHGFGFTVSGDRVVLVQSVRPGGAAMRAGVQEGDRIVKVNGTMVTNSSHLEVVKLIKSGAYVALTLLGSPPPSVGLSSSQQDVSTVGAPRITPACPPPPPPSPLPLPQRITDPKPLQDPEVQKHATQILRNMLRQEEAELQRFYEAYSRNPATAVEEQIEGARRRVSQLQLKILQETGGFMDSGRLCGDSGLAGFRVVEGRLSLDSQDGDSGLESGTDRFPSVNEISLNRNSVLSDHGLDSPRTSPVITARLFQHHRRQGSDTPFTPSAEQGLDRTGQPLIIGPEEDYDPGYFNNECDSLFQDLGKLKSRPAHLGVFLRYIFSQADPSPLLFYLCTDVCQQTTAKDSRGLGKDIWNIFLDRNAPLRVKVSEQLLAEIETRLRNGDDVRAALFEAQEMVMPEIQEQIQDYRTKRTMGLGSLYGENDLLDLDGDPQKERQVAEKQLAQLGDILSKYEEDRSSPMAFALSTYMNHTGIRSREPRVAGTSEKAQSLPDRDKWLPFFPKTKKSSSTKKDKDAMEDKKRNPILKYIGKPKISSQSTVKPGNVRNIIQHFENNQHYESQEPGTQRLSTGSFPEDLLESDGSRAEVKLGRSESLKGREEMKKSRKAENVPRSRSDVDMDAAAEATRLHQSASSSASSLSTRSLENPTPPYTPKMGRRSIESPNLGFGVDTFLPHLLEDEQGQLSDLEPELDSQNWQHMVSRELVANLPQKEIDRQEVINELFATEGSHLRILRVLDLLFYQRMKKESLLSREELALLFPNLPDLIEIHNSLSESMKKLREEGPIIKEIGDLMLSRFDGLAKEEIQQVAADFCSYQSIALELIKTKQRKETRFQIFMQEAESNPQCRRLQLKDLIISEMQRLTKYPLLLENIIKHTEAGTSEHDKLCRARDQCRDILKYVNEAVKQAENRHRLEGYQKRLDATSLERTSNPLAAEFKSLDLTSRRMIHEGPLTWRISKDKTVDLHVLLLEDLLVLLQKQDEKLVLKCHSKTALGSSDNKQTFSPVLKLNSVLIRSVATDKRALFIICTSELGPQIYELVALTSSEKNTWMELLEEAVQSATRNATFPPKRQTPEPTRAASSGLVLQDPDVSPILSRGTSSGAEAEDCSSADDNPTVLLGREKPPALLEESVSSDMEEGEEELPTAPLPTGTDLEVADTLPTEQPGPPMHLPLPGPISTEGLAEAALEDVENLRLLILRRLLPCRDAEPEDDLTPTPSVIGGAGQAWDSVLSSQDSASQEVLAEPPNTAEDTKLQLSQEEMDETAPAAEAPSSYKVVRKAQVEGAKEATPSPGSSQSENELQEGGGTNVDGNYFYVSMPTEPPQTLDPDPIPPPSPPRGSPQEAPTHPSPTEGSLDPPAPLRDVDLIFRTIEQLTLKLNRLKAVETAHRELLQSLGRSSSTDTTPLGGSAPEMDGWSQQPPNPDGDSPLARALRSLQGPTTNAPGSRAPLAEDPAHDVGL, encoded by the exons atgcctccccctccccatcagCCAGAGGAAGGTGCAAAACCAGGAGGAGGATTTTCACTGGCGAAGGCAAATCCTGCCCCAAGCCTGGTGGGCGCTGAGAGGCCGTGCCGGGTGCAGGGAGGTGTTTTTGGGTCCGGCCACACTTCCCAAGGGGT CAGCCGACCGGGCAGCAAGAGGCACCTGCCCAG GTTAAGCAGCCTGTCTTCCCTGGGTGATTCGTCTTCAGAGCGGAGGTCTCCCGGGCACCACCGCCAGCCCTCAGACTCCTCCGAAACTACAG gtctGGTCCAGCGCTGCGTCATCATCCAGAAGGACCAGCATGGCTTTGGCTTCACTGTCAGTGGGGACCGCGTCGTGCTGGTGCAGTCGGTGCGGCCAG GGGGGGCAGCTATGAGAGCCGGGGTGCAGGAGGGAGATCGGATAGTCAAG gtGAATGGCACAATGGTGACCAACAGCTCTCACCTTGAAGTGGTGAAGTTAATCAAGT CTGGTGCCTACGTCGCTCTGACCCTCCTGGGCTCTCCCCCTCCCTCAGTTGGGCTCTCCAGTTCTCAGCAAGACGTGAGCACGGTGGGGGCTCCCCGCATCACCCCCGCCTGTCCCCCACCGCCACCCCCATCGCCGCTCCCTCTACCGCAGCGCATCACCGACCCCAAACCCCTGCAG GACCCTGAAGTCCAGAAGCATGCAACGCAGATTCTCCGGAACATGCTGCGACAGGAGGAGGCAGAGTTGCAG CGCTTCTATGAGGCGTACAGCCGAAACCCTGCCACGGCGGTGGAGGAGCAGATCGAGGGAGCACGCCGGCGGGTCAGCCAGCTGCAGCTCAAAATCCTCCAGGAGACTGGGGGCTTCATG GATTCAGGGCGGCTGTGCGGTGACTCTGGCTTGGCCGGTTTCAGGGTGGTGGAAG ggCGCCTCTCCTTGGACTCACAGGATGGTGACAGCGGGTTGGAGTCCGGGACAGACCGGTTCCCCTCTGTGAACGAG ATCTCCCTGAACCGCAACTCTGTCCTCTCTGACCACGGCCTGGACAGCCCACGAACCTCCCCGGTCATCACCGCCCGCCTCTTCCAGCACCACCGTCGGCAGGGCTCCGACACTCCCTTCACCCCTTCTGCCGAGCAG GGGTTGGACCGGACAGGACAACCACTCATCATTGGGCCAGAGGAGGATTATGACCCAGGATATTTCAATAACGAG TGCGACTCCCTCTTCCAGGACCTGGGCAAGCTGAAATCCCGGCCGGCGCATCTGGGGGTCTTCTTGCGCTACATCTTCTCCCAGGCAGATCCCAGCCCCCTG CTTTTCTACTTATGCACAGACGTTTGCCAGCAGACAACAGCCAAGGATTCCCGGGGCTTGGGGAAGGACATCTGGAACATCTTCTTGGACAGGAACGCG CCGCTCCGAGTGAAAGTGTCTGAGCAGCTCCTGGCTGAGATCG AGACTCGCCTGCGGAATGGGGATGATGTCCGAGCTGCCCTCTTTGAAGCTCAGGAGATGGTAATGCCCGAGATACAGGAGCAGATCCAGGACTACAG AACAAAGCGTACCATGGGCCTGGGGAGTCTGTATGGGGAGAATGACCTCTTGGATCTGGATGGGGACCCCCAGAAGGAGCGACAAGTGGCCGAGAAGCAGCTGGCCCAGCTGGGTGACATACT gtCAAAATATGAAGAGGACAGGAG ctcccCCATGGCCTTTGCCCTCAGCACATATATGAACCACACAGGCATCCGCAGCCGGGAGCCCCGGGTGGCCGGCACCAGCGAGAAGGCCCAGTCGCTCCCGGACAGGGACAAGTGGCTACCCTTCTTCCCCAAGACCAAGAAG agcagcagcacaaagaaGGACAAGGATGCCATGGAAGACAAGAAACGCAACCCTATCCTCAAGTATATTGGGAAGCCCAAAATCTCCTCTCAGAGCA CAGTCAAACCCGGCAATGTGAGGAACATCATTCAGCACTTTGAAAACAACCAGCATTACGAGAGCCAGGAGCCTGGCACCCAGCGTCTCTCCACCGGCAGCTTCCCTGAGGACCTGCTGGAGTCAGATGG TTCCCGTGCTGAGGTCAAACTGGGCCGCTCAGAGAGCTTGAAAGGCCGAGAGGAGATGAAGAAATCCCGGAAAGCAGAAAACGTGCCTCGATCCCGTAGTGATGTGGACATGGATGCTGCAGCCGAGGCCACGAGACTTCACCAGTCGGCATCATCTTCCGCTTCCAGCTTGTCCACAAG gTCGCTGGAAAATCCCACCCCCCCATACACGCCGAAGATGGGACGCAG GAGCATCGAGTCGCCCAACCTGGGTTTTGGCGTGGACACCTTCTTGCCTCATCTCCTGGAGGACGAGCAGGGCCAGCTCTCTGACCTGGAGCCCGAGCTGGACTCCCAGAACTGGCAGCACATGGTCAGCCGGGAGCTGGTGGCCAATCTGCCGCAGAAGGAGATTGACCGACAAGAGGTGATCAATG AGCTCTTTGCCACCGAAGGGTCTCACCTCCGCATCCTCCGAGTCCTCGACCTCCTCTTTTACCAGCGGATGAAGAAGGAGAGCCTGCTGTCCCGGGAAGAGCTGGCGCTCCTCTTCCCCAACCTCCCTGACCTGATAGAAATCCACA ATTCTCTCTCCGAATCCATGAAGAAGCTCCGGGAAGAAGGACCAATCATCAAAGAAATTGGGGATCTCATGCTGTCTCGG TTCGATGGCCTGGCCAAAGAGGAAATCCAGCAGGTCGCTGCTGACTTCTGTTCTTACCAATCCATCGCCCTAGAGCTGATCAAAACCAAGCAGCGCAAGGAGACCCGTTTCCAGATCTTCATGCAG GAAGCAGAAAGCAATCCGCAGTGCCGGCGCCTGCAGCTGAAGGACTTGATCATCTCCGAAATGCAGCGCCTGACCAAGTACCCGCTGCTGTTGGAGAACATCATCAAGCACACCGAGG CGGGTACCTCGGAGCATGACAAGCTGTGCCGAGCCCGGGACCAGTGCCGGGACATCCTCAAGTATGTGAACGAGGCGGTGAAGCAAGCGGAGAACCGGCACCGGCTGGAAGGCTACCAGAAACGCCTGGATGCCACCTCACTGGAGAGGACCAGCAACCCGCTGGCAGCTGAGTTCAAG AGCCTGGACCTCACCTCCCGGCGCATGATCCACGAAGGACCGCTCACCTGGCGCATCAGCAAGGACAAGACTGTGG acCTGCACGTGCTGCTCCTCGAGGACCTCTTggtgctgctgcagaagcaggatGAGAAACTGGTGCTCAAGTGCCACAGCAAGACAGCACTGGGCTCTTCGGACAACAAGCAGACCTTCAGTCCCGTCCTCAAGCTCAACTCGGTGCTCATCCGCTCTGTTGCCACAG ATAAACGAgccctcttcatcatctgcacgTCAGAGCTGGGACCCCAGATCTATGAACTGGTGGCACTGACGTCCTCTGAGAAAAACAC GtggatggagctgctggaggaggcggTGCAGAGTGCCACAAGGAATGCCACCTTCCCCCCCAAGCGCCAGACGCCAGAACCCACCCGCGCGGCATCCTCCGG CCTGGTGTTACAGGACCCTGATGTCTCCCCAATCCTGTCCCGAGGCACCAGCTCTGGAGCAGAGGCAGAGGATTGCTCGTCAG CGGACGACAATCCCACTGTGCTCCTGGGCAGGGAGAAGCCCCCAGCGCTGCTGGAGGAGTCGGTGAGCAGCGAcatggaggaaggggaggaagagctgCCCACAGCCCCCCTGCCCACAGGGACCGACCTGGAGGTGGCTGACACCCTCCCAACCGAGCAGCCAGGGCCCCCCATGCACCTACCACTCCCAGGGCCCATCAGCACAGAGGGTCTAGCCGAGGCAGCGCTGGAGGATG TGGAGAACCTGCGGCTTCTGATCCTACGGAGGCTTCTGCCCTGCCGGGACGCGGAGCCTGAGGACGACCTGACGCCCACACCGTCAGTCATCGGGGGTGCTGGCCAGGCCTGGGACTCAGTCCTCTCCAGCCAGGATTCAGCTTCCCAGGAGGTGCTGGCAGAGCCTCCGAACACTGCTGAAGACACGAAGCTCCAGTTGAGCCAGGAGGAAATGGATGAGACAGCTCCGGCTGCTGAGGCACCGAGCAGCTACAAAGTCGTCCGAAAAG CCCAGGTGGAGGGTGCTAAGGAGGCCACGCCCTCGCCAGGCAGCAGCCAATCAGAAAATGAGCTGCAGGAAGGAGGCGGAACTAATGTAGATG GCAACTACTTCTACGTCAGCATGCCTACAGAACCGCCCCAGACCCTGGACCCAGACCCCataccaccccccagccccccacggGGCTCCCCGCAGGAGGCACCCACCCATCCCAGCCCCACCGAGGGGTCCCTGGatcccccagctcccctccgTGACGTGGACCTCATCTTCCGCACCATTGAGCAGCTGACACTGAAGCTCAACAGGCTGAAA GCTGTCGAAACAGCCCACCGGGAGCTGCTGCAGTCCCTGGGACGCAGCTCCTCGACCGACACCACCCCCctggggggctcagccccagagATGGATGGGTGGTCCCAGCAACCCCCCAACCCCGACGGTGACAGCCCCTTGGCCCGTGCCCTCCGGAGCCTTCAGGGCCCCACCACCAACGCCCCAG GCTCTAGAGCCCCTCTTGCTGAGGACCCTGCTCACGATGTCGGACTTTAG